The Rhodopseudomonas palustris genome window below encodes:
- a CDS encoding alpha-hydroxy acid oxidase: MKTITCIEDLRQIHRRRVPKMFFDYVDHGSYAEETLRANVDDLKRIKFRQRILVDISKRDLSTTIIGEKAAMPLILAPVGSTGMQFGDGEIHACRAAQAAGIPYTLSTMSICSIEDVAANVDKPFWFQLYVMKDRGFVKALIERAIAAKCSALVLTVDLQVIGQRHQDIKNGMSVPPELFKLKNVLDIATKPNWVKGIMRGKSRNFGNIAGHLPGSKDLGSVSAWVASQFDPALSWKDIDWIRSIWPGKLIIKGILDVEDAREAVKVGAEALVVSNHGGRQLDGAPSSIEVLPEIVHTVGSHIEVMFDGGIRSGQDVMRALALGARSCMIGRAYIYGLGAFGGPGVAKAIDIIRAELSTTMGLCGVNSINQIDEKVLAD; this comes from the coding sequence ATGAAAACCATCACCTGCATCGAGGACCTTCGCCAGATCCACAGGCGGCGGGTGCCGAAGATGTTCTTCGACTATGTCGACCACGGCTCCTACGCCGAGGAAACGCTCCGCGCCAATGTCGACGACCTGAAGCGGATCAAGTTCCGCCAGCGCATCCTGGTCGACATCTCGAAGCGCGATCTGTCCACCACCATCATCGGCGAAAAGGCGGCGATGCCGCTGATCCTGGCGCCGGTCGGCTCCACCGGCATGCAATTTGGCGACGGCGAGATCCACGCCTGCCGCGCCGCCCAGGCCGCCGGCATCCCCTACACGCTGTCGACGATGTCGATCTGCTCGATCGAGGACGTCGCCGCCAATGTCGACAAGCCGTTCTGGTTTCAGCTTTACGTCATGAAGGACCGCGGCTTCGTCAAGGCGTTGATCGAACGCGCGATCGCGGCCAAGTGCAGCGCGCTGGTGCTGACCGTCGACCTGCAGGTGATCGGCCAGCGGCATCAGGACATCAAGAACGGCATGTCGGTGCCGCCCGAGCTGTTCAAGCTGAAGAACGTGCTCGACATCGCGACCAAGCCGAACTGGGTCAAGGGCATCATGCGCGGCAAGAGCCGCAACTTCGGCAATATCGCCGGCCATCTGCCCGGCTCCAAGGATCTCGGCTCGGTGTCGGCCTGGGTGGCGTCGCAATTCGACCCTGCGCTGAGCTGGAAGGACATCGACTGGATCCGTTCGATCTGGCCCGGCAAGCTGATCATCAAGGGCATCCTCGACGTCGAGGACGCCCGCGAGGCGGTGAAGGTCGGCGCCGAGGCGCTGGTGGTGTCGAACCATGGCGGCCGCCAGCTCGACGGCGCGCCGTCGTCGATCGAAGTGCTGCCGGAGATCGTCCACACCGTCGGCTCGCATATCGAGGTGATGTTCGACGGCGGCATCCGCTCCGGCCAGGACGTGATGCGGGCGCTGGCGCTCGGCGCGCGTAGCTGCATGATCGGCCGCGCCTACATCTACGGCCTCGGCGCGTTCGGCGGACCGGGCGTCGCCAAGGCGATCGACATCATCCGCGCCGAACTGTCGACCACGATGGGCCTGTGCGGCGTCAATTCGATCAACCAGATCGACGAGAAGGTGCTGGCGGACTGA
- the glmM gene encoding phosphoglucosamine mutase, producing the protein MSRRYFGTDGIRGRANGLITPELALKVGQAAGLVFQRGDHRHRVVIGKDTRLSGYMIENAMVAGFTSVGMDVLLVGPMPTPAVAMLTKSMRADLGVMISASHNMFEDNGIKLFGPLGFKLSDDVEKQIEQLLDEPMDKKLSESASLGRARRIDGVHDRYIEFAKRTLPRDLSLDGLRVVVDCANGAAYKVVPEALWELGADVISIGVEPDGFNINKECGSTSPEALCRKVREMRADIGIALDGDADRVIMVDERGHVVDGDQLLAVIAQSWKEDGRLAKPGIVATVMSNLGLERFLASEGIELVRTSVGDRYVLEAMLRDGYNVGGEASGHIILSDYATTGDGFVAALQVLAVVQKLRRPVSEVCHRFDPLPQILKNVRYRNGRPLDDAHVQAAIIDAEKRLNGHGRLLIRPSGTEPVIRVMGEGEDRIMVEEVVDTIVDALGNASAAAA; encoded by the coding sequence ATGAGCCGCAGATATTTCGGGACCGACGGGATCCGTGGCCGCGCCAACGGGCTGATCACGCCGGAACTGGCGCTGAAGGTCGGGCAGGCGGCTGGTCTGGTGTTTCAGCGCGGCGATCATCGTCATCGGGTGGTGATCGGCAAGGACACGCGACTGTCAGGCTACATGATCGAGAATGCGATGGTGGCCGGCTTCACCTCGGTCGGCATGGACGTGCTGCTGGTCGGCCCGATGCCGACGCCGGCGGTGGCGATGCTGACCAAGTCGATGCGCGCCGACCTCGGGGTGATGATTTCCGCGTCGCACAATATGTTCGAGGACAACGGCATCAAGCTGTTCGGCCCGCTCGGCTTCAAGCTCTCGGACGACGTCGAGAAGCAGATCGAGCAACTGCTCGACGAGCCGATGGACAAGAAGCTGTCGGAGAGCGCCAGCCTCGGCCGCGCCCGCCGCATCGACGGAGTCCACGATCGCTACATCGAATTCGCCAAGCGCACGCTGCCGCGCGACCTCTCGCTCGACGGGCTGCGGGTGGTGGTCGATTGCGCCAACGGCGCCGCCTACAAGGTGGTGCCTGAGGCGCTGTGGGAACTCGGCGCCGACGTGATCTCGATCGGAGTCGAGCCGGACGGCTTCAACATCAACAAGGAATGCGGCTCGACCTCGCCGGAAGCGCTGTGCCGCAAGGTCCGCGAGATGCGCGCCGACATCGGCATCGCGCTCGACGGCGACGCCGACCGCGTCATCATGGTCGACGAGCGTGGCCACGTCGTCGACGGCGATCAGTTGCTGGCGGTGATCGCGCAGAGCTGGAAGGAAGACGGCCGGCTCGCCAAGCCCGGCATCGTCGCCACCGTGATGTCGAATCTCGGGCTGGAGCGCTTCCTCGCCTCCGAAGGCATCGAACTGGTGCGCACCTCGGTCGGCGACCGCTACGTGCTCGAGGCGATGCTGCGGGACGGCTACAATGTCGGCGGCGAAGCGTCGGGCCACATCATCCTATCGGACTACGCGACGACGGGCGACGGATTCGTTGCCGCGCTGCAGGTGCTCGCCGTGGTGCAGAAGCTGCGCCGCCCGGTGTCGGAGGTCTGCCACCGCTTCGATCCGCTGCCGCAGATCCTCAAGAACGTGCGCTATCGCAATGGCCGGCCGCTCGACGACGCCCATGTCCAGGCGGCGATCATCGACGCCGAGAAGCGGCTCAACGGCCACGGCCGCCTGCTGATCCGCCCGTCCGGCACCGAGCCGGTGATCCGGGTGATGGGCGAGGGCGAGGATCGCATCATGGTCGAGGAAGTGGTCGACACCATCGTCGACGCTCTCGGCAATGCCTCGGCCGCAGCCGCGTAG